In the genome of Daucus carota subsp. sativus chromosome 9, DH1 v3.0, whole genome shotgun sequence, the window tataaatttattttcattttttcaccatgaattatagtccaattttgcaattttatatattagtattggtattacatcaagatttttataatataaaatatatttatcctacaaatattaattttgaaacattaatatactttttatagacatccacaaaattattttattctacaaatattaatattgaatcattaatataatttttataagccgccgcaacgcgcggcttctcaactagtaatAACTAAGAGCAAGTGCGATAGGTTAACTATTTCCTTGTATAATACTATGAAATAGTGAATCTTAGATTTAGAAGATCaacttttagtgtcaactcctatagaaattcttatttttgttccctattattattttaacaataaattttagGAAAAGAAGGAAGAAATGagagaaaagataaaaaaaaaaagaaataaattgtttattcataaatattaaatatataatgattaGAGATTACCTAAAATAGGTAATAATTAGAAAATTTGGAAATGCGCTAATAATTTAGATAATCAGCATATAATGGTGGACACTGATACATTacccaaatataaatatagaacctcatttagatatatcattgttcatattatttttaattaactaAGCAAACATCCCATTTTTAATGTTCCATATGTTTTTTATATGTCATTTTTGACTTGAGCACGCACTTTTAGGTTAGTAGACTAgatgttaattattattatttttaattaatttttttgtgaaataaaatttgaattacataatttttcatagaaaaaacattcaaaaataatatttttaactgttcggtcaaaacaattaaaaaatactaTGTATCACAAGTTAAAACGTCTTATAtcaaaaatagagggagtataattgGAGGGGGAGAGCATTATTAAAGTCGAATACAGAAAAAGGGAAAGTAAGTGAGAGAGTGAGGAGGATGATGATGTCGAGAATGAGAAGCGCTttcactgcttgcttcacttcAGACGCTGTTTGTGACAAGGGCTTTCTTGGATTTCTCAGACATGGTACTCCTGCTCTTACTACTGCTAGTTCTTCTTGTCGTGTTATTACACTTTCTCAATCCTCCACTTGCCCTAACCCTAATCACATACCCAATCATCTTTCGGAATTTGACCAATTACTGTTGGAGAAATCTAGAGTTGGTTTTGATAAGCTCGATGATGCTCTTcgagtgtttgataaaatgctcCGTATGAAGCCTCTTCCTATTGTCATGAAATTTAATCAACTCTTGGCCGCCCTTGTCAAGATGAAACATTACTCCGCGGCTGTCTCCGTCTTTTCAAAGATGTGCACTTTTAACATTGCTGTTGATATAGTTACTTATAGTATTGTAATCAACTGTTGTTGCCATTTGAAACGCGTTGATTATGGCTTTGCGCTGTTGGCTGCCATCTTTAAGCGTGGTTTTGTCCCTACTATCGTTACCTACACAACTCTTGTTAGGGGACTCATATCCCAGGATAGGTTTCTTGAGGCTGAGCTTATGTTCAAGAACCTTCTCAAGTACAATGAGATTCAGCCCAATGCAGTTATTTTTAACACCATCATTGACGGCCTCTGCAAAACTGGCAACACTTCCCAGGCTATGATGTTGCTTAGATACATGGAGAAGAAAGGTTGTATGCCGAACGTTGTAAATTATAACACTATTATTGATGGTTTGTCCAAAGACAGATTAGTCGATGATGCTCTGGGTCTTCTTGCCGAAATGAGAGACAAAGGCATTCAACCAGATGTTGTAACCTACAGCTCACTAATTCTAGGTCTGTGCAACTTTAACCGATGGGATGATATAACACAATTGTTAAAAGATATGGACAAACACAAAATTTCTCCAGATAAGCatacttataatatattgattgatgcaCATGCCAGAGATGGAAAGGTCAAAGATGCTGAATATCTAATAGAGTTAATGATTCGAAGAGGCCAACCTGCGGATGTAGTCACATATAATACGCTAATGGATGGATACTGCTTGAGAGGAGAGTTGGATAAAGCGTTAGCAGTGCTCAGAATCATGAGAAATGAGGGGATTTTCCCCGATGCTCATACCTATACCATATTGATCAATGGTTATTGTAAAAAG includes:
- the LOC108202465 gene encoding pentatricopeptide repeat-containing protein At1g63330-like, with the protein product MMMSRMRSAFTACFTSDAVCDKGFLGFLRHGTPALTTASSSCRVITLSQSSTCPNPNHIPNHLSEFDQLLLEKSRVGFDKLDDALRVFDKMLRMKPLPIVMKFNQLLAALVKMKHYSAAVSVFSKMCTFNIAVDIVTYSIVINCCCHLKRVDYGFALLAAIFKRGFVPTIVTYTTLVRGLISQDRFLEAELMFKNLLKYNEIQPNAVIFNTIIDGLCKTGNTSQAMMLLRYMEKKGCMPNVVNYNTIIDGLSKDRLVDDALGLLAEMRDKGIQPDVVTYSSLILGLCNFNRWDDITQLLKDMDKHKISPDKHTYNILIDAHARDGKVKDAEYLIELMIRRGQPADVVTYNTLMDGYCLRGELDKALAVLRIMRNEGIFPDAHTYTILINGYCKKMKVDTAIHLLEEMTLKGLTPAIETYNTILDGLFRARRLDEAHKFYKKMLNQGVKRNVVTCRILLHGLCWNGLVVEAMSVFHKMESCGLVPDIQIYSILIHGLFKNGKVDEARNLFQTILFKGLRPSVISYNIMIQGFCQEGLLEEAYNILLEMEENNCLPEEVTYNTLIRGCFKNKMYDGACVLIDEMCAHGFKADASTTSMLFDLLQSKEQDPALHALQKKFMP